In Microbacterium binotii, one DNA window encodes the following:
- the dcd gene encoding dCTP deaminase translates to MLLSDRDIKQELADGRIGLEPSDPEMVQPSSVDVRLDRYFRLFDNHKYPFIDPAEDQPELTRLIEVRPDEPFILHPGEFALGATFERVTLPDDVAARLEGKSSLGRLGLLTHSTAGFIDPGFTGHVTLELSNVATLPIKLWPGMKIGQLCFFRLSSPAENAYGSGPYGNRYQGQRGPTASRSSRNFHVTDVGITDAGAAGS, encoded by the coding sequence GTGCTGCTCTCGGATCGCGACATCAAGCAGGAACTCGCCGACGGACGCATCGGGCTGGAGCCCTCCGATCCTGAGATGGTGCAGCCCTCCAGCGTCGACGTGCGCCTCGACAGGTACTTCCGCCTGTTCGACAACCACAAGTACCCCTTCATCGACCCCGCCGAGGACCAGCCCGAACTCACCCGGCTGATCGAGGTGCGCCCCGACGAGCCGTTCATCCTTCATCCGGGCGAGTTCGCGCTCGGCGCCACCTTCGAGCGCGTCACCCTGCCGGACGACGTCGCCGCCCGCCTCGAGGGCAAGTCCTCGCTCGGACGCCTCGGCCTACTGACCCACTCCACGGCAGGCTTCATCGACCCCGGCTTCACGGGACACGTGACCCTCGAACTCTCCAACGTCGCGACCCTGCCGATCAAGCTGTGGCCCGGCATGAAGATCGGCCAGCTCTGCTTCTTCCGCCTCAGCTCGCCCGCCGAGAACGCCTACGGCTCCGGCCCCTACGGCAACCGCTACCAGGGCCAGCGCGGGCCGACCGCATCCCGCTCCTCGCGCAACTTCCACGTCACCGACGTGGGAATTACGGATGCGGGAGCCGCCGGCAGCTGA
- a CDS encoding XRE family transcriptional regulator: protein MQTADAATVARTFDPERLQQARQLALRTKQDVAEAVGVSAAAIGQFESGITPPRADTLEKLAGYLKVPVGFFAAGRPRVRLESDNVYFRSLRATTSRQRKKAISYTEQVWELANALERHVRFPTIDIPGFAGGEIAPGTFPADPAAAARHLREAWNMGDGPVPQVVRLAESKGIVAVLVPMVEDEVARIDAFSTSAFNRPVMVLSPDRADDVYRHRFSAAHELGHLVLHGGRVAGTTDIEREADKFAAEFLTPRAAMETRLKSRLDMADVLKVSLEWGVEPKSVIYRSRELGKISDATARRGYIRLNQTGVVHEPVAQFPGELPSLLSTAVELAEQRGVTIPELAAELAWTPAHVRRMLGAQDERPRLTLLD, encoded by the coding sequence ATGCAGACCGCGGACGCAGCTACCGTCGCGCGCACGTTCGACCCCGAGCGACTGCAACAGGCCCGGCAGCTCGCTCTGCGGACGAAACAGGACGTGGCGGAAGCCGTCGGCGTGTCAGCTGCAGCCATCGGTCAGTTCGAGTCCGGCATCACGCCGCCGAGAGCAGACACGCTCGAGAAGCTTGCAGGGTACTTGAAGGTGCCGGTGGGATTCTTCGCTGCTGGACGACCCCGGGTCCGACTCGAATCCGACAACGTCTACTTTCGGAGCCTGCGAGCCACGACTTCCCGGCAGCGGAAGAAGGCGATCTCCTATACGGAACAGGTGTGGGAGCTCGCGAACGCTCTCGAGCGGCACGTGCGATTCCCAACCATCGACATTCCTGGGTTCGCCGGCGGGGAGATCGCACCAGGCACGTTCCCTGCGGACCCCGCAGCCGCTGCTAGGCATCTACGAGAGGCCTGGAACATGGGCGATGGGCCGGTGCCCCAGGTCGTCAGGCTGGCGGAGTCGAAGGGGATCGTTGCCGTCCTCGTCCCGATGGTCGAGGACGAAGTTGCCCGTATCGACGCCTTCTCTACCTCAGCCTTCAACCGACCCGTCATGGTGCTCTCGCCCGACCGCGCAGACGATGTCTACCGCCATCGGTTTAGCGCCGCACACGAGCTCGGCCACCTGGTGCTTCACGGCGGACGCGTGGCTGGCACCACTGACATCGAGCGGGAGGCCGACAAGTTTGCGGCCGAGTTCCTCACCCCGCGCGCCGCGATGGAGACTCGACTGAAGAGCCGGTTAGACATGGCCGATGTGCTGAAAGTGAGTCTGGAGTGGGGCGTTGAGCCGAAGTCGGTGATCTACCGAAGCCGTGAACTCGGGAAGATCTCCGACGCCACTGCACGCCGAGGCTACATTCGCCTCAACCAGACCGGCGTCGTGCACGAGCCGGTCGCGCAGTTCCCGGGCGAGCTTCCCTCATTGCTCTCAACGGCTGTGGAACTTGCGGAACAGCGCGGCGTGACGATCCCGGAGCTTGCTGCCGAACTTGCGTGGACGCCCGCGCACGTCCGCCGCATGCTCGGGGCGCAGGACGAACGTCCCCGGCTGACACTCCTTGACTAG